Proteins from one Hemiscyllium ocellatum isolate sHemOce1 chromosome 8, sHemOce1.pat.X.cur, whole genome shotgun sequence genomic window:
- the LOC132818098 gene encoding transmembrane protein 229B-like, translated as MAVAEPLSALSRWYLYAIHGYFCEVMFTAAWDFVVHFNWKFPGVTSVWALFIYGTSMLIVERMYLYLRDKCCTAARCLIYTVWTYIWEFCTGYILRQFDACPWDYSQFEFDFMGLITLEYAIPWLCGSFLMEKLVIRNTLRLRFDRPRDAAAAAAAAGAAPTAWCPSALTNGHINTD; from the coding sequence ATGGCTGTAGCAGAGCCTCTGAGTGCCCTTTCCCGCTGGTATCTCTATGCCATTCACGGCTACTTCTGCGAGGTGATGTTCACAGCAGCCTGGGATTTTGTGGTGCACTTCAACTGGAAATTTCCCGGGGTCACCAGCGTCTGGGCCCTGTTCATCTACGGCACATCCATGCTGATAGTGGAGAGGATGTACCTCTACCTCAGGGACAAGTGCTGCACCGCTGCCCGGTGCCTCATCTACACCGTCTGGACGTACATTTGGGAGTTCTGCACGGGCTACATCCTGCGGCAGTTCGACGCCTGCCCGTGGGACTACTCGCAGTTCGAGTTTGACTTCATGGGGCTGATCACCCTGGAGTACGCCATTCCGTGGCTCTGCGGCTCCTTCCTCATGGAGAAGCTGGTCATCAGGAACACGCTGCGCCTGAGGTTCGACCGCCCCCGGGACGCGGCGgcagcggcggcggcggcgggagCAGCGCCGACAGCCTGGTGCCCCAGCGCCCTGACCAACGGGCACATCAACACCgactga